GGTACGCGCATATGTAGATCATCCACAAACGCATTTTCCATTAAATGAGCAAGGTAAACTTGATGTTAGACGAGCAGTTGGTACAAATGGTTCTATTATGGTTGTAAAAGACGTGGGTATGAAAGATTACTTCTCTGGAGCGAGTCCGATTGTTTCGGGTGAACTAGGGGAAGACTTTACTTATTATTATGCTACAAGTGAACAAACGCCTTCATCAGTAGGACTGGGTGTACTAGTAAATCCTGATAATACAATTAAAGCAGCGGGTGGTTTTATTATTCAAGTAATGCCAGGCGCAAAAGAAGAAACTATTGTAAAGCTGGAAAAAGCTATTAGTGAAATGACACCAGTGTCTAAATTAATTGAACAAGGTTTAACACCTGAAAGAATATTAAATGAGATTTTAGGTGAAGAACATGTACAAATTTTAGAAAAAATGCCAGTTCAATTTGAATGTAACTGTAGTCATGAGAAATTTTTGAATGCTATTAAAGGATTAGGCGAGGCAGAAATTCAAAATATGATTAAAGAAGATCATGGTGCAGAAGCAGTATGTCATTTCTGTGGGAATAAATA
This is a stretch of genomic DNA from Staphylococcus roterodami. It encodes these proteins:
- the hslO gene encoding Hsp33 family molecular chaperone HslO, which codes for MTHDYIVKALAFDGEIRAYAALTTETVQEAQTRHYTWPTASAAMGRTMTATAMMGAMLKGDQKLTVTVDGQGPIGRIIADANAKGEVRAYVDHPQTHFPLNEQGKLDVRRAVGTNGSIMVVKDVGMKDYFSGASPIVSGELGEDFTYYYATSEQTPSSVGLGVLVNPDNTIKAAGGFIIQVMPGAKEETIVKLEKAISEMTPVSKLIEQGLTPERILNEILGEEHVQILEKMPVQFECNCSHEKFLNAIKGLGEAEIQNMIKEDHGAEAVCHFCGNKYKYSEEELNELLESLA